Genomic DNA from Thermobifida alba:
TCCGACTTCGAGACCTGGCACGCCGAGGACGGGATGCCGCAGCCGCGGGCGACCAGCATCTCCATCGCGCTCACCGAGAACTACGTGCACAACGGCGCGCTGATGATCATGCCCGGCTCGCACAAGACGTTCGTCTCGTGCGTCGGCCGGACCCCGGAGGACCACTACCGGGAGTCCCTGAAGAAGCAGGAGATCGGCGTTCCCGACCAGAACAGCCTCACCATCCTGGCCGAGAAGCACGGCATCGACGTGCTCACCGGCCCGGCTGGCAGCGCGATCATGTTCGACTGCAACTGCATGCACGGATCCGGCGGCAACATCACGCCGTTCCCGCGGTCGAACATCTTCATCGTGTTCAACAGCGTCGAGAACACCTGCGGCGCACCGTTCTCCGCACCCCGTCCGCGCCCCGCATTCCTGGGGGCGCGTGACTTCACACCCGTGATGTAGCGGACCGGCGGCGGTGTCCCGCACCCCGCGGGACGCCGCCGCCCCCGACCCGCCGACGCGGCCCCCCCGGCCGGATCCCCGACAACCGCCCCCGCGAGGGCCTACCCCTTCGAACCCCCCACCCCCCACCCGAGCGTTGCGGCCCCCCGTCGCCGCCAACGCTCACGGACAGGAGCGACACCATGACCGATCACAAGAACCTGGACCGCCGCGGCCTCTTCCGCGCCGGAGGAATCGGACTGGCCGCGGTCGCCCTGGGCCCCGCCCTGGCTGCCTGCTCCCGCACCGAGGACACCGTGACCCTGGACAGCTTGCGGGAACAGGGCTACATCCGGGTCGCGATCAACAACGAGGCCCCCTTCGGCTACATCGGCGAGGACGGCGAGGTGACCGGCTCCTCCCCCGAGCTGCTCCGCGCCATCTTCGCGGAACTGGGCGTCGACGACGTCCGAGCCGAGTCCGTGGCCTGGGACGGACTCATCCCCGGACTGAAGGCCAAGCGGTTCGACGCGGTGGCCGCCGGAATGTACGTCACCCCCGAGCGGTGCGCCGAGGTCGCGTTCGCCGAACCCGACTACCGCATCCTCCAGGCGTTCCTCGTCCCCTCCGGCAACCCCCACGGCCTGAGCACCTTCGACGACATCGCCGCCGACCCCGACGTCACGGTGGCCGTGCTCAACGCCTCCGTGGAGCAGGGCTACGCCGAGGGCGCGGGCGTGCCCGCCGACCAGATCGAGACCGTCGACAACCAGGTCAGCGCCTACGAACTGCTGCAGAAGGGCCGGGTCGACGCGGTCGCGCTGAGCACCATCTCGCTCAACCGGCTGCTGGAGCAGCGCGGCGGCGACTTCGAGGTCACCGAAGGCTTCATCCCGGTGGTGGACGGCGAGGAGGTCACCCCCGCCGGAGCCCTCGCCTTCCGCAAGAGCGACACCGCACTCCTCGACGAGGTCAACCGGGTGCTCGCCGAGTTCAAGGAGAACGGCCGGCTGCTGGAGATCATCGAGCCGTTCGGCTTCACCGAGCAGGAGCTGCCCGGCGACCTGACCATCGAACAGCTCTGCCAGGCCTGAGGGCGGCAGCCGACGTGGACTTCTTCATCGACCGGCTCCCGCTCTACCTGAGCGGGGCCGGAACCACCCTCGTGATCACCCTGCTCGGGGCCGCGCTCGCCTTCGTCCTCGCCATGGTCGTGGGCCTGCTCGGGACCCTGCGCAACCTGGCCGCGCGCGCCGTCGCCACCTGTTACACCGAGACGTTCCGCGGTGTGGCCGCGCTGGTCCTGATGTACTGGATGGCGTTCGCGATCCCCCAGCTCACCCCCTACGAAATCGACCCGGTGTTCGCCGCGGTGCTGGCGCTCGGCCTCAACGTCGGCGCCTACGGGGCCGAGGTGGTGCGGGCCGCCGTCAACGCGGTGCCCCCGACGCAGATCGAAGCCACCGTCGCGCTCAACATGTCGTGGTGGCGGCGCACGTGGGCGGTGGTGCTGCCGCAGGCGTGGGCGCAGATGCTGCCCACCTTCGGCAACCTCGTCATCGAACTGATGAAGGCCACCGCCATCGTGTCGCTGATCGGGGTCGCCGACCTGACCCGCATCGCCCAGGAGCAGCGGGCCGCCACCGGAGACACGATCGCGGCCTTCGCCGGGGCCCTGGTCGTCTACTTCGTGCTCGCCCAGCTGCTCATCATCGGCATGCGGCTGCTGGAACGCCGGGCCAACCGGAGGCTGGGGCGGCTCCCCGCCTCCGACAGCGGACTGTGGTCCCTGCTGCGGCCCCCGCCCGTCACCGCCGCCGGAGGTGGCCGCTGATGACCTGGGACTGGGAGTTCACCGGGAAGATCGTCCCCGACCTGCTCGACGGGCTGGTCGTCACCGTCCAGGCCACCCTGCTGGGCTACGTGCTGGCGCTCGTCCTGGGACTGGCGGTGGCGCTGGCGCGCCGCGTGCCGGTGCTCGGGACCGCGGTGTTCGCGGTCATGGAGTTCATCCGCTGCACCCCGCTGCTGGTGCAGCTGGTCTTCGTGTTCTACCTGGCGCCGAGCTACGTCTCGGCGTTCACGGTCGGCGTCGCGGTCCTGGGCGTGCACTACGCCGCCTACACCGCCGAGGTGTACCGCTCCGGGATCGAGGGCGTGCCGCCGGGACAGTGGGAGGCGTGCCGGGCGCTGAGCCTGCCCGCGCACCGCACCTGGGGCGCGGTGGTGCTGCCGCAGGCGGTCCGCAAGGTGATCCCCGCACTCGGCAACTACCTGATCGCCATGTTCAAGGACACGCCCCTGCTGTTCGCGATCACCGTCGGCGAACTGATGTACCAGGCCTCGCGGATCGGCGGCGTGCACTTCCGCTACCTGGAGGCCATGACCCTGGTCGGCCTGTTCTTCCTCCTGGTGAGCGTGCCTTCGGCCATCATCATCCGACAACTGGAGCGACGCTATGCCGCAGTCTGAACCCTCCCCCGGCACCGACCAGCACGAGCAGGAGCCGCTCATCCGCTTCGACGGGGTGGTCAAGCGGTTCGGCGCCAACACCGTCCTCGACCACCTGGACTTCACCGTCGCCCCCGGCGAACGGGTCACCCTCATCGGCCCGAGCGGTTCCGGCAAGACCACCATCCTGCGTCTGCTGATGACGTTGGAGCAGGTCACCAACGGCGTCATCTGGGTCGGCGGGGAACCGCTCAGCCACATGCACCGGGGCGGCCGCCTGGTCCGCGCCAACGAGCAGCACCAGCGCCGGGTGCGCAGGCAGATCGGCATGGTCTTCCAGCAGTTCAACCTGTTCCCGAACATGACCGTGCGGCAGAACATCACCGAGGGGCCCGTCCACAGCCTGGGCGTGCCCCGCGTGGAGGCCGACCGGCGGGCCGCGGAACTGCTGGAGATGGTGGACCTCGCCGACAAGATCGACGCCCACCCCACCCAGCTGTCCGGCGGCCAGCAGCAGCGCGTCGCCATCGCGCGCGCCTTGGCGATGAGCCCGAGAATCCTGCTGCTGGACGAGGTCACCTCCGCCCTCGACCCGGAACTGGTCACCGGAGTCCTCGACGTGCTGCGCACCGTCGCCGAGACCACCGACATCACCATGCTGCTGGTCACGCACGAGATGCAGTTCGCCCGGGACGTCTCCCACCGGGTGCTGATGTTCGACCAGGGCCGCATCGTCGAGGAAGGGCCGCCCGAGCAGATCTTCGGCGACCCCCGCCAGGAGCGCACCCGCGCCTTCCTGCACGCGGTCCTGGACTAGGGCCCCGCCGGGCCGGTACCGCGCACCCCCGCGGCACCGGCCCGGCGGCGCGGACGAGGAGGAGCCCCGGGAAGGGTTCCCCGCCCGGCATGACCCACCACGCGGCTGGGTACACTCCCCCCGGACAAGAGAACAGGGATGCGTCTGGTGCAGGCAATCCGGTCGAAACCCGGAGCGGTCGCGCCACTGTGGACGGGCACAAGCCCGTGAGCCAGAAAACTCACCCGACGCGTGTGGTCTCTGTGGGACGCGTAATCCTGTAAGGAGTGACCATGTCAGCCGTCCATGCCCCCCGGGTCGGCGCGGAGTTGGGCCCCGTCCCGCTCGCGCTCACCGCCACTGCGGTGACCGTCCTCGCCCTCCTCGTCCTCTACCTGGTCGGCTTCGACCAGGGAGCCGTCTCCCGCACGGGAATGTACCTGCACGAACTGATGCACGACGGCCGCCACCTCATGGGGGTCCCGTGTCACTGACCTCCCCCGCCGTCTCCCCGCCGGTCCGTCCGCTGCGGGGCACCTACCTGCAACTGCTGCTCCGCGGGCTGCTGGCCGGACTGCTGGCCGGGCTGGTCGCGGGCGCCGTCGCCTTCCTCCTCGGCGAACCCCAGATCGAGGCGGCCATCGCCCTGGAAGAGCAGGCAGCCGTCTCCCACGACCACGGAGCAGACGAAGGCCACGCCCACTCCCACGGAGAGGACGCACTGGTCAGCCGTACCGGACAGCAGGTGGGACTGTTCCTCGCCACCGGCCTTGCGGGTATGGCGCTGGGAGCGCTCTACGCCTCGGTGCTCTCCGCGGCCCGGCACCGCAGCCGGCTCAGCGGACCGGTGCTCGCGCT
This window encodes:
- the ehuB gene encoding ectoine/hydroxyectoine ABC transporter substrate-binding protein EhuB, with the protein product MTDHKNLDRRGLFRAGGIGLAAVALGPALAACSRTEDTVTLDSLREQGYIRVAINNEAPFGYIGEDGEVTGSSPELLRAIFAELGVDDVRAESVAWDGLIPGLKAKRFDAVAAGMYVTPERCAEVAFAEPDYRILQAFLVPSGNPHGLSTFDDIAADPDVTVAVLNASVEQGYAEGAGVPADQIETVDNQVSAYELLQKGRVDAVALSTISLNRLLEQRGGDFEVTEGFIPVVDGEEVTPAGALAFRKSDTALLDEVNRVLAEFKENGRLLEIIEPFGFTEQELPGDLTIEQLCQA
- a CDS encoding CbtB domain-containing protein, producing the protein MSAVHAPRVGAELGPVPLALTATAVTVLALLVLYLVGFDQGAVSRTGMYLHELMHDGRHLMGVPCH
- the ehuD gene encoding ectoine/hydroxyectoine ABC transporter permease subunit EhuD, whose amino-acid sequence is MTWDWEFTGKIVPDLLDGLVVTVQATLLGYVLALVLGLAVALARRVPVLGTAVFAVMEFIRCTPLLVQLVFVFYLAPSYVSAFTVGVAVLGVHYAAYTAEVYRSGIEGVPPGQWEACRALSLPAHRTWGAVVLPQAVRKVIPALGNYLIAMFKDTPLLFAITVGELMYQASRIGGVHFRYLEAMTLVGLFFLLVSVPSAIIIRQLERRYAAV
- the ehuA gene encoding ectoine/hydroxyectoine ABC transporter ATP-binding protein EhuA, with the translated sequence MPQSEPSPGTDQHEQEPLIRFDGVVKRFGANTVLDHLDFTVAPGERVTLIGPSGSGKTTILRLLMTLEQVTNGVIWVGGEPLSHMHRGGRLVRANEQHQRRVRRQIGMVFQQFNLFPNMTVRQNITEGPVHSLGVPRVEADRRAAELLEMVDLADKIDAHPTQLSGGQQQRVAIARALAMSPRILLLDEVTSALDPELVTGVLDVLRTVAETTDITMLLVTHEMQFARDVSHRVLMFDQGRIVEEGPPEQIFGDPRQERTRAFLHAVLD
- the ehuC gene encoding ectoine/hydroxyectoine ABC transporter permease subunit EhuC is translated as MDFFIDRLPLYLSGAGTTLVITLLGAALAFVLAMVVGLLGTLRNLAARAVATCYTETFRGVAALVLMYWMAFAIPQLTPYEIDPVFAAVLALGLNVGAYGAEVVRAAVNAVPPTQIEATVALNMSWWRRTWAVVLPQAWAQMLPTFGNLVIELMKATAIVSLIGVADLTRIAQEQRAATGDTIAAFAGALVVYFVLAQLLIIGMRLLERRANRRLGRLPASDSGLWSLLRPPPVTAAGGGR